Proteins encoded by one window of Kribbella italica:
- a CDS encoding LppM family (lipo)protein codes for MKNRLRMALVVGACLVGLTGCVNLDADLKVNSDETVSGTMKIGVDKQLVESSGQSLDAIRKQVEGEIKKSETAGVNCKPYEDDKYVGSDCTFDNVPFSDMGTSTAGGVGFRKDGDKFVVSVKDTNLGNQIPDSVQPVIKFKITMPGKILEHDDGAQISGRTATYDSLDKLGKVSLTSEAGSAFPVWAIILIVVLVLLVAAAVVFFILRGRKKQQFPGGGQYGQYPGQPQQWGPQGPQYGGPQGPGGQYGQQPGQYGQPGQQGPQYGPPGQQYPGQPQYPGQPQQGQPGQWGGGQQPPPQQGGQGWGQPPNQQQPPQQGGWNQPPQQGQQPPQQGQPPQQGQPPQQGQPPQQGGWGRPPQDDGRA; via the coding sequence ATGAAGAACCGCTTGCGCATGGCGCTCGTCGTAGGGGCGTGCCTGGTCGGCCTGACCGGGTGCGTGAACCTCGACGCCGACCTGAAGGTGAACTCCGACGAGACGGTGTCGGGGACCATGAAGATCGGTGTCGACAAGCAGCTGGTCGAGTCCAGCGGGCAGTCGCTCGACGCCATCCGTAAGCAGGTCGAGGGCGAGATCAAGAAGAGCGAGACCGCGGGCGTCAACTGCAAGCCGTACGAGGACGACAAGTACGTCGGCTCGGACTGCACCTTCGACAATGTCCCGTTCAGCGACATGGGCACGTCGACGGCCGGCGGGGTCGGCTTCCGCAAGGACGGCGACAAGTTCGTCGTCAGCGTGAAGGACACCAACCTGGGCAACCAGATCCCGGACAGCGTGCAGCCGGTGATCAAGTTCAAGATCACCATGCCGGGCAAGATCCTCGAGCACGACGACGGCGCGCAGATCAGCGGCCGGACGGCGACGTACGACAGCCTGGACAAGCTCGGCAAGGTCTCGCTGACCTCCGAGGCCGGCAGCGCGTTCCCGGTCTGGGCGATCATCCTGATCGTCGTGCTGGTGCTCCTGGTCGCGGCCGCGGTGGTGTTCTTCATCCTGCGCGGACGCAAGAAGCAGCAGTTCCCAGGCGGTGGGCAGTACGGGCAGTACCCGGGCCAGCCGCAGCAGTGGGGACCGCAGGGGCCGCAGTACGGCGGTCCGCAGGGCCCTGGCGGTCAGTACGGGCAGCAGCCCGGTCAGTACGGCCAGCCTGGTCAGCAGGGTCCGCAGTACGGGCCTCCTGGTCAGCAGTACCCGGGCCAGCCGCAGTACCCCGGTCAGCCGCAGCAGGGTCAGCCTGGTCAGTGGGGTGGCGGTCAGCAGCCTCCGCCGCAGCAGGGTGGACAGGGTTGGGGTCAGCCGCCGAACCAGCAGCAGCCTCCGCAGCAGGGCGGCTGGAACCAGCCCCCGCAGCAGGGCCAGCAGCCGCCACAGCAAGGCCAGCCTCCGCAGCAGGGTCAGCCGCCCCAGCAGGGGCAGCCCCCGCAGCAGGGCGGTTGGGGCCGCCCGCCGCAGGACGACGGGCGGGCATGA
- a CDS encoding DUF3046 domain-containing protein encodes MRLTEFWDRMDQALGASYSRTWAETQVISGLGGRTVAEALAQGEHAKTVWRAVWAHLQLPPSER; translated from the coding sequence ATGAGGCTTACCGAGTTCTGGGATCGGATGGACCAAGCGCTCGGCGCGTCGTACTCGAGGACCTGGGCCGAGACGCAGGTGATCAGCGGCCTCGGCGGCCGCACGGTCGCCGAAGCACTCGCCCAAGGTGAACACGCCAAGACGGTCTGGCGGGCCGTCTGGGCACACCTCCAGCTACCACCCAGCGAACGCTGA
- a CDS encoding MMPL family transporter — translation MSGIGRLAALPCGKVSKWIVLVLWIAAIAMSFGPAGKLTGAQDNDAVSWLPGNAESTEVLQATARFSSPDEIPAVLVYERSSGLTPADQQAVAADVTAYGELEGVDREVVGPIPSEDGQALQVIVPINAGSGGWEVIGERAADLRQIAADRPDGLSFHITGPGGTAADSQEAFEGIDGKLLYSAGAVVIVILLLTYRSPVLWLLPLLSAGTALFAAQAVVYLLATRADLTVNAQSAGILTVLVFGAGTDYALLLVARYREELRRHQDRHEAMVFALQRSGPAIVASGSTVVAGMLCLLLASMNSTSGLGPVAAVGIVIALLAMLTLLPALLVICGRWVFWPLRPTYGSDDHTETSVWGRIGRRISVRPRLTWITTTVLLAAAALGMLSLNPDGLSNEESFTGTPDSVIGERIVAAHFPAGAGNPLVVVSNADQAAAVSAALKTTPGVAAVAEPQAAAGLAYIEGTLQDPADSQAAKDTVDRARAAVHAVPDADALVGGGTAILLDTQRAAAHDNKVIIPVVLAVVLLILALLLRSLLAPVLLVATVVLSFGAALGISSLVFHHVLGFEGADTSLPLFVFVFLVALGIDYNIFLMTRVHEEAKQHGTRRGALIGVAATGGVITSAGLVLAGTFAVLATLPLVAFAEIGIAVALGVLLDTIVVRSVLVTALNLDIGRHLWWPSKLAQQRDPEPETVRPEPETTLASS, via the coding sequence ATGAGCGGAATCGGCCGGCTCGCGGCGTTGCCGTGCGGCAAGGTGTCCAAGTGGATCGTGCTGGTGCTGTGGATCGCCGCGATCGCGATGTCCTTCGGCCCGGCCGGCAAACTGACCGGTGCGCAGGATAACGACGCCGTGTCCTGGCTGCCAGGCAATGCGGAGTCCACCGAGGTGCTGCAGGCAACTGCCCGGTTCTCGTCGCCGGACGAGATCCCGGCCGTCCTGGTCTACGAGCGCTCGTCCGGCCTGACCCCTGCTGACCAGCAGGCCGTCGCGGCCGACGTCACGGCGTACGGCGAGCTGGAGGGCGTCGACCGGGAAGTGGTCGGCCCGATCCCGTCGGAGGACGGCCAGGCGCTGCAGGTGATCGTGCCGATCAACGCGGGCTCCGGTGGCTGGGAGGTCATCGGTGAGCGGGCCGCTGACCTCCGCCAGATCGCAGCCGACCGCCCTGACGGACTGAGCTTCCACATCACCGGGCCTGGCGGGACAGCTGCTGACTCGCAGGAGGCGTTCGAGGGCATCGACGGCAAGCTGCTCTACTCGGCGGGCGCGGTGGTCATCGTGATCCTGCTGCTGACCTACCGCAGTCCGGTGCTCTGGCTACTCCCCCTGCTCTCTGCCGGGACCGCCCTGTTCGCCGCACAGGCTGTGGTCTACCTCCTGGCGACCAGAGCCGACCTGACTGTGAACGCGCAGAGTGCAGGAATCCTTACAGTGCTGGTGTTCGGCGCCGGTACGGACTACGCCCTGCTGCTGGTCGCGCGCTATAGGGAAGAGCTCCGCCGCCATCAGGACCGCCACGAGGCCATGGTGTTCGCTCTGCAGCGCTCCGGCCCCGCGATCGTTGCCTCTGGCTCCACTGTGGTCGCCGGCATGCTCTGCTTGCTGCTGGCATCGATGAACTCGACCAGCGGGCTCGGTCCGGTCGCCGCGGTCGGCATCGTCATCGCCCTGCTCGCCATGCTGACCCTCCTGCCGGCTCTGCTCGTCATCTGCGGCCGCTGGGTCTTCTGGCCGCTGCGGCCGACGTACGGGTCCGACGACCACACCGAGACCAGCGTCTGGGGCCGGATCGGTCGCCGGATCTCTGTGAGGCCGCGGCTGACCTGGATCACCACCACTGTCCTGCTGGCCGCCGCAGCACTCGGCATGCTGTCGCTGAATCCGGACGGGCTCTCCAACGAGGAGTCCTTCACCGGCACGCCGGACTCGGTCATCGGCGAGCGGATCGTTGCCGCGCACTTCCCTGCCGGTGCCGGCAACCCGCTGGTCGTTGTCAGCAACGCCGATCAGGCCGCTGCCGTCAGTGCTGCCCTGAAGACCACACCTGGTGTCGCAGCGGTGGCCGAGCCGCAGGCGGCGGCCGGACTGGCCTACATCGAGGGGACTCTGCAGGACCCAGCAGACAGCCAGGCCGCGAAGGACACCGTCGACCGCGCGCGAGCCGCCGTCCACGCGGTGCCGGACGCCGATGCGCTGGTGGGTGGCGGTACGGCGATCCTGCTGGACACCCAGCGGGCTGCCGCGCACGACAACAAGGTGATCATCCCCGTCGTACTGGCTGTGGTGCTGCTGATCCTGGCGTTGCTCTTGCGGTCGCTGCTGGCCCCTGTACTGCTCGTGGCGACGGTCGTGCTGTCGTTCGGGGCCGCACTCGGGATCAGCTCGCTGGTCTTCCACCACGTGCTCGGCTTCGAGGGGGCGGACACGTCGCTGCCGCTGTTCGTGTTCGTCTTCCTGGTGGCGCTGGGCATCGACTACAACATCTTCCTGATGACCCGGGTGCACGAGGAGGCCAAGCAGCACGGGACCCGTCGTGGTGCCCTGATCGGAGTCGCGGCGACCGGTGGGGTGATCACGTCGGCCGGACTGGTGCTGGCGGGGACGTTCGCCGTACTGGCGACGCTGCCGCTGGTGGCGTTCGCGGAGATCGGGATCGCGGTGGCGCTCGGCGTGCTGCTGGACACGATCGTGGTCCGGTCGGTACTGGTGACCGCGCTCAACCTCGACATCGGCCGGCACCTGTGGTGGCCGAGCAAGCTGGCCCAGCAGCGTGATCCGGAGCCGGAGACCGTACGGCCCGAGCCGGAGACGACTCTGGCGAGCAGCTAG
- a CDS encoding GrpB family protein gives MSSSITIVRPDPTWAAQFEKTAEAVRRIVGDTVTRVDHIGSTAVPGLASKDVLDIQATVAGEPQLDDAAQLLVGADWELRPPRRDHPVPGLPAEELQWVKRLVVEPMYRRRVNLHIRVEGHANQRYALLFRDYLRAHPDTAAAYGNFKQRAAALPFDNVGDYADLKDPVCDLIYLPAEEWAARTGWAS, from the coding sequence ATGAGCTCGTCGATCACCATCGTTCGTCCGGACCCCACCTGGGCCGCGCAGTTCGAGAAGACGGCCGAAGCCGTACGCCGGATCGTCGGCGACACCGTGACCCGCGTCGACCACATCGGCTCGACCGCCGTGCCCGGTCTGGCCTCGAAGGACGTGCTCGACATCCAGGCCACGGTCGCCGGTGAGCCGCAACTGGACGACGCCGCCCAGCTGCTGGTCGGCGCCGACTGGGAGCTCAGGCCGCCGCGCCGCGACCACCCGGTACCGGGCCTGCCGGCCGAGGAACTGCAGTGGGTCAAGCGGCTGGTCGTCGAGCCGATGTACCGCCGCCGGGTGAACCTGCACATCCGTGTGGAGGGCCACGCCAACCAGAGGTACGCGCTGCTCTTCCGCGACTACCTACGGGCTCACCCCGACACGGCGGCGGCGTACGGCAACTTCAAGCAACGGGCAGCGGCCCTCCCGTTCGACAACGTGGGCGACTACGCGGACCTCAAGGATCCCGTCTGCGACCTGATCTACCTTCCTGCCGAGGAGTGGGCGGCCCGAACCGGCTGGGCGTCGTAG